Proteins found in one Sphingobium sp. V4 genomic segment:
- a CDS encoding DUF2059 domain-containing protein — protein MRLAFLSLPLLLLSAPLAAQVQPAPAQGADVQSVDPELLAKAQPIASVILPDGTMERMMGPMMQKMMAPMMDGMTKMPIREFLKVGGMDPDKADSLGEGTMEEMMAIIDPSFRKRMDVIVNTMMPAMGRFMGRYEPEMREGMAEAFAYRYNAAELDQIAAFLKTPIGAKFGAGFMQLATDPHYLGRMQKIMPDMLRAMPEIMKSSEAELAKLQKPRSYKDLTKAERDRLTALLGADAGKAN, from the coding sequence ATGCGCCTCGCTTTCCTCTCCTTGCCGCTGCTTTTGCTGTCGGCTCCACTAGCTGCGCAGGTTCAGCCCGCTCCCGCGCAGGGGGCCGACGTACAGTCCGTCGATCCGGAATTGCTGGCGAAGGCGCAGCCGATCGCCTCCGTCATCCTGCCCGATGGCACGATGGAACGGATGATGGGGCCGATGATGCAGAAGATGATGGCTCCGATGATGGACGGCATGACCAAGATGCCGATCCGCGAGTTCCTCAAAGTCGGAGGCATGGACCCGGACAAGGCGGACAGCCTTGGCGAAGGCACGATGGAGGAGATGATGGCAATCATCGATCCCAGTTTCCGCAAGCGGATGGATGTGATCGTCAACACCATGATGCCGGCTATGGGCCGCTTCATGGGACGGTACGAACCGGAAATGCGGGAAGGCATGGCGGAGGCGTTCGCCTATCGCTACAATGCGGCCGAACTGGACCAGATCGCGGCCTTCCTGAAAACGCCCATCGGTGCCAAGTTTGGCGCGGGCTTCATGCAGTTGGCCACCGATCCGCATTATCTCGGTCGGATGCAGAAGATCATGCCCGACATGCTGCGAGCGATGCCGGAGATTATGAAATCGTCCGAAGCTGAACTGGCCAAGCTGCAGAAGCCGCGCAGCTATAAAGACCTCACCAAGGCCGAACGTGACCGTCTGACCGCATTGCTCGGGGCGGACGCAGGCAAGGCCAACTGA
- a CDS encoding complex I NDUFA9 subunit family protein produces the protein MKDSLVTIFGGGGFLGRQVAQALMARGARVRIAQRDLASAVKVKSLGNLGQSQFVAADIRKPETVARAIAGSDVVINLVGILAGDFEAFHHQGAANVARAASAAGVKALVHVSAIGADAASPSAYGRSKAAGEEAVRAAFPTATIIRPSIIFGPEDQFLNRFADIIRLAPVVPVIGAATKFQPVYVADVAQAIANAAEQPGVHGGKTYEVAGPQVMSMKEINAWIAKAIGRDRPLVEVPGGFASLLAMLPGGPITRDQLAMLGRDNVPAPGAPGLEALGVAPTPLGAVADKWMVRYRKHGRFAGRAKA, from the coding sequence ATGAAGGACAGTCTGGTTACGATCTTCGGCGGCGGCGGCTTTCTGGGCCGCCAGGTCGCGCAGGCGCTGATGGCACGGGGCGCGCGCGTGCGGATCGCGCAGCGCGACCTGGCGAGCGCGGTCAAGGTGAAGTCGCTCGGCAATCTGGGCCAGAGCCAGTTCGTGGCGGCCGACATCCGCAAGCCGGAGACGGTCGCCCGCGCCATTGCCGGCAGCGATGTCGTCATCAACCTGGTCGGCATCCTGGCCGGCGATTTCGAGGCCTTCCATCATCAGGGCGCGGCCAATGTGGCCAGGGCCGCATCGGCGGCTGGGGTCAAGGCGCTGGTCCATGTCTCCGCGATCGGCGCCGACGCCGCCAGTCCGTCGGCCTATGGCCGGTCGAAGGCGGCGGGCGAAGAAGCGGTGCGGGCGGCCTTCCCGACCGCGACCATCATCCGCCCCTCGATCATCTTCGGGCCGGAAGACCAGTTCCTCAACCGCTTCGCCGACATCATCCGCCTGGCGCCGGTGGTGCCGGTGATCGGCGCGGCGACGAAGTTCCAGCCCGTCTATGTGGCCGACGTGGCGCAGGCGATCGCCAATGCCGCCGAGCAGCCGGGCGTCCATGGCGGCAAGACCTATGAGGTCGCCGGGCCGCAGGTGATGAGCATGAAGGAGATCAACGCCTGGATCGCCAAGGCGATCGGCCGCGACCGGCCGCTGGTCGAGGTGCCCGGCGGCTTCGCGTCGCTGCTGGCGATGCTGCCCGGCGGGCCGATCACGCGCGACCAGCTGGCAATGCTGGGCCGCGACAATGTGCCGGCGCCCGGCGCGCCGGGGCTGGAGGCGCTGGGCGTGGCGCCCACGCCGCTGGGCGCGGTGGCCGACAAGTGGATGGTCCGCTATCGCAAGCATGGCCGCTTCGCCGGCCGGGCCAAGGCCTGA
- a CDS encoding TMEM165/GDT1 family protein — MEALLTSSALVALAEMGDKTQLLAMLLATRFRKPVPIILGILFATLANHFLAALVGHSIAGVLDQGWFRYAVAASFIAMAAWTLIPDVIDEDAPLKAPSGAGVFMTTLVAFFLVEMGDKTQVATVALGARFDDLVAVTMGTTLGMMIANVPAVLFGEALARKVPMRALQIGAALLFLALGLWMIADLRGWIG, encoded by the coding sequence ATGGAAGCCCTGCTCACCTCCTCCGCGCTCGTCGCGCTCGCCGAAATGGGCGACAAGACCCAGCTGCTCGCCATGCTGCTCGCCACCCGCTTTCGCAAGCCGGTGCCGATCATCCTGGGCATATTGTTCGCGACGCTCGCCAATCATTTCCTTGCCGCGCTGGTCGGCCATTCGATCGCGGGCGTGCTGGACCAGGGCTGGTTCCGCTATGCGGTCGCCGCCTCCTTCATCGCCATGGCGGCCTGGACCCTGATCCCCGATGTGATCGACGAGGATGCGCCCCTGAAGGCGCCGTCCGGGGCGGGCGTGTTCATGACCACGCTGGTCGCCTTCTTCCTGGTCGAGATGGGCGACAAGACCCAGGTCGCGACCGTGGCGCTGGGCGCGCGGTTCGACGATCTGGTCGCCGTGACCATGGGCACGACGCTGGGCATGATGATCGCCAATGTCCCAGCGGTGCTGTTCGGCGAGGCGCTGGCGCGCAAGGTGCCGATGCGGGCGCTCCAGATCGGCGCGGCGCTGCTGTTCCTGGCGCTCGGCCTGTGGATGATTGCTGACCTTCGGGGCTGGATCGGGTAA
- a CDS encoding DUF1801 domain-containing protein has protein sequence MAAGENKTTQTQEDVDAFLAGVEQAERREDGRTLAALMARLSGEPPRLWGPSIIGFGRYHYRYDSGREGESCRIGFSPRKAELVLYLAGLDDADFAPLGTHRRGKGCLYVKRLSGIDMAVLEGLIAKSLAHMDEAYPR, from the coding sequence ATGGCGGCAGGCGAGAACAAGACCACGCAGACACAGGAGGATGTCGATGCCTTCCTTGCCGGCGTGGAGCAGGCGGAGCGCCGGGAAGACGGGCGGACCCTCGCCGCGCTGATGGCGCGCCTGTCGGGCGAGCCGCCGCGCCTGTGGGGTCCGAGCATCATCGGCTTCGGCCGCTATCATTATCGCTATGACAGCGGACGCGAGGGCGAGAGTTGCCGGATCGGCTTTTCGCCGCGCAAGGCGGAACTGGTCCTCTATCTTGCCGGACTGGACGACGCTGATTTCGCGCCGCTCGGCACGCATCGGCGCGGCAAGGGTTGCCTCTATGTGAAGCGCCTGTCGGGCATAGACATGGCGGTGCTGGAGGGGCTGATCGCGAAAAGCCTCGCCCATATGGACGAGGCCTATCCGCGCTGA
- a CDS encoding NAD(P)-dependent oxidoreductase has product MADNPMLKFVGLGQAYPEKRAADDRADDFLEISRSFILDKAEEQASRCSQCGVPYCSTHCPLHNHIPDWLRLTAEGRLREAYELSNLTSTMPEICGRICPQDRLCEGNCVIEFSGHGAVTIGSVEKYITDTAWKEGWVEPLVPGKPTGQSVGIIGAGPAGLTTAEYLRVAGYAVHVYDRHDRAGGLLTYGIPGFKLEKDVVMRRIQRLKDGGIVFHESFEVGRDATLEQLREKHDAVLIATGVYKPRDIRAPGVGAPGVVKALDYLTASNRAGFGDAVPEHEDGTLLATGKNVVVIGGGDTAMDCVRTAIRQGAASVKCLYRRDRDNMPGSQREVANAEEEGVEFVWLTAPIAFEGTEHVTGVKVTKMRLGQPDASGRRAPEPDPGSEHVLDADLVIKALGYDPEELPRLFGSEDLSVTRWGTLRVDHKTMMTSVDGVFAAGDIVRGASLVVWAIRDGRDVTEHMHRYLKAKAKAGEKVPA; this is encoded by the coding sequence ATGGCTGACAATCCGATGCTGAAATTCGTGGGCTTGGGCCAAGCCTATCCGGAAAAGCGCGCTGCCGACGACCGCGCCGACGATTTTCTGGAAATCAGCCGCAGCTTCATCCTCGACAAGGCCGAGGAGCAGGCGTCGCGCTGTTCGCAATGCGGCGTGCCCTATTGCTCGACTCATTGCCCGCTGCACAATCATATCCCGGACTGGCTGCGTCTGACGGCAGAGGGGCGGCTGCGCGAGGCCTATGAGCTGTCGAACCTGACCAGCACCATGCCCGAAATCTGCGGCCGCATCTGCCCGCAGGATCGCCTGTGCGAAGGCAATTGCGTCATTGAATTTTCCGGCCATGGCGCCGTCACCATCGGCAGCGTCGAAAAATACATCACCGACACCGCCTGGAAGGAAGGCTGGGTCGAACCGCTCGTCCCCGGCAAGCCCACCGGCCAGTCGGTCGGTATCATCGGCGCGGGGCCGGCCGGCCTCACGACCGCCGAATATCTGCGCGTCGCGGGCTATGCGGTCCATGTCTACGACCGGCACGATCGCGCGGGTGGCCTGCTGACCTATGGCATTCCCGGCTTCAAGCTGGAGAAGGACGTGGTCATGCGCCGCATCCAGCGACTGAAGGACGGCGGCATCGTCTTTCATGAGAGCTTCGAGGTCGGCCGCGACGCGACGCTGGAGCAGCTGCGCGAGAAGCATGACGCGGTCCTGATCGCTACCGGCGTCTACAAGCCGCGCGACATTCGCGCGCCGGGCGTCGGCGCGCCGGGCGTGGTCAAGGCGCTCGACTATCTGACCGCCTCCAACCGCGCGGGCTTCGGCGACGCCGTGCCCGAACATGAGGATGGCACGCTGCTGGCGACGGGCAAGAATGTCGTCGTCATCGGCGGCGGCGACACGGCGATGGACTGCGTCCGCACCGCGATCCGCCAGGGCGCGGCATCGGTGAAGTGCCTCTATCGCCGCGACCGCGACAATATGCCCGGATCGCAGCGCGAGGTCGCCAATGCCGAGGAGGAAGGTGTCGAGTTCGTCTGGCTGACCGCGCCGATCGCGTTCGAGGGCACCGAGCATGTCACTGGCGTCAAGGTGACGAAGATGCGCCTCGGCCAGCCCGACGCATCGGGCCGCCGCGCGCCCGAACCCGATCCGGGCAGCGAGCATGTGCTGGACGCGGACCTGGTCATCAAGGCGCTGGGCTATGACCCGGAGGAACTGCCCAGGCTGTTCGGCAGCGAAGACCTGTCGGTCACGCGCTGGGGCACGCTGCGCGTCGATCACAAGACGATGATGACGAGCGTCGATGGCGTGTTCGCGGCGGGCGACATCGTGCGCGGCGCATCGCTGGTCGTCTGGGCGATCCGTGATGGCCGCGACGTGACCGAGCATATGCACCGCTATCTGAAGGCGAAGGCCAAGGCGGGCGAGAAGGTGCCGGCGTGA
- a CDS encoding undecaprenyl-diphosphate phosphatase, giving the protein MDMHYLTVILLGIVEGLTEFLPVSSTGHLILASELLGYDASTWAMFNVVIQLGAILAVVVLYWRTFWAVAMGLLRREPVSWRFLRNLVIAFIPSAIIGLALHDYIEILLGAPQVVAWALIVGGVAILLIERMVKEQRFHGIADIPLLRVVGIGLIQCISMIPGVSRSGATIMGALTLGVERRTAAEFSFFLAIPTMLGASTLELLKKGDRITSATVGWDSIALGFVVSFIVALLVIRWFVGLVSRQGFAPFAWYRIIAGIGALIWLWMR; this is encoded by the coding sequence ATGGACATGCATTATCTGACGGTCATCCTGCTGGGCATCGTGGAGGGGTTGACCGAATTCCTGCCCGTGTCCTCGACCGGCCACCTGATCCTGGCGAGCGAGCTGCTGGGCTATGACGCGTCCACCTGGGCGATGTTCAACGTCGTCATCCAGCTGGGCGCGATCCTGGCGGTGGTGGTGCTCTACTGGCGGACTTTCTGGGCGGTCGCGATGGGTCTGTTGCGGCGCGAGCCGGTGAGCTGGCGCTTCCTGCGCAATCTCGTCATCGCCTTCATCCCGTCCGCCATCATCGGCCTGGCGCTGCACGACTATATCGAGATCCTGCTCGGCGCGCCGCAGGTGGTCGCATGGGCGCTGATCGTGGGGGGCGTGGCGATCCTGCTCATCGAACGGATGGTGAAGGAGCAGCGATTCCACGGCATCGCCGACATCCCGCTGCTGCGCGTGGTCGGAATCGGCCTGATCCAGTGCATTTCGATGATTCCCGGCGTCAGCCGGTCGGGCGCGACGATCATGGGCGCGCTGACCCTGGGCGTCGAGCGGCGCACGGCAGCGGAATTCAGCTTCTTCCTCGCGATCCCCACGATGCTGGGCGCGAGCACGCTGGAACTGCTCAAGAAAGGCGACCGGATCACCAGCGCGACGGTGGGATGGGACAGTATCGCGCTGGGCTTCGTCGTCTCCTTCATCGTCGCCCTGCTGGTCATCAGATGGTTTGTCGGCCTGGTGTCGCGCCAGGGCTTTGCGCCCTTCGCCTGGTATCGAATCATTGCGGGCATCGGCGCGCTGATCTGGCTGTGGATGAGGTAG